A window from Micromonospora profundi encodes these proteins:
- the thrS gene encoding threonine--tRNA ligase, whose amino-acid sequence MSAPRTPAVADPVVVAAGTTAADAVAAAGLPANGPKAIVVVRDPQGQLRDLDWVPAEETVVEPVSLDSPDGLNVLRHSTAHVLAQAVQDVFPEAKLGIGPPIENGFYYDFDVDKPFQPDDLSKLEKRMQEIIKSGQRFRRRRFGSLDEARAELAEEPFKLELIDVKGEGLDTAEVMEVGGGELTIYDNLDAKEDKVCWSDLCRGPHLPTTRLIGAFKLMRSAAAYWRGSEKNPQLQRVYGTAWPTRDELKAYLKLLEEAARRDHRKLGADLDLFSFPDEIGSGLAVFHPKGGIIRREMEQYSRRRHEEAGYEFVNTPHISKAQLFQTSGHLPYYADTMFPPMQLEGADYYLKAMNCPMHNLIFRSRGRSYRELPLRMFEFGTVYRYEKSGVVHGLTRVRGLTQDDSHIYCTREQMAGELSTLLSFVLDLLRDYGLDDFYLELSTRDDSPKFIGADEDWAEATEALRTAAETSGLELVPDPGGAAFYGPKISVQARDAIGRTWQMSTIQVDFNQPERFGLEYQAADGTRQRPVMIHRALFGSIERFFGVLTEHYAGAFPAWLAPVQVVGIPIREDHTDYLHGFVAALRAEGIRAQVDAGDDRMQKKIRTAQQQKIPFMVIAGDDDVAAGTVSFRYRDGSQRNGVPIAEAVTHVLDVVSSRTNVGPSAAAE is encoded by the coding sequence GTGTCCGCACCCCGTACCCCCGCCGTGGCCGACCCTGTCGTCGTCGCCGCCGGGACGACGGCGGCCGACGCGGTGGCCGCGGCCGGACTGCCCGCGAACGGCCCCAAGGCGATCGTCGTGGTCCGCGACCCGCAGGGCCAGCTCCGTGACCTGGACTGGGTGCCGGCCGAGGAGACCGTCGTCGAGCCGGTCAGCCTGGACTCGCCCGACGGGCTCAACGTGCTGCGCCACTCCACCGCCCACGTGCTCGCCCAGGCTGTGCAGGACGTCTTCCCCGAGGCCAAACTCGGCATCGGCCCGCCGATCGAGAACGGCTTCTACTACGACTTCGACGTCGACAAGCCGTTCCAGCCCGACGACCTCAGCAAGCTCGAAAAGCGCATGCAGGAGATCATCAAGTCCGGGCAGCGGTTCCGCCGTCGTCGCTTCGGCAGCCTCGACGAGGCTCGCGCCGAGCTGGCCGAGGAGCCGTTCAAGCTGGAGTTGATCGACGTCAAGGGCGAGGGTCTGGACACGGCCGAGGTGATGGAGGTCGGCGGCGGCGAGCTGACCATCTACGACAACCTCGACGCCAAGGAGGACAAGGTCTGCTGGTCGGACCTGTGCCGCGGGCCGCACCTGCCCACCACCCGACTGATCGGCGCGTTCAAGCTGATGCGCTCCGCCGCCGCGTACTGGCGCGGCTCGGAGAAGAACCCCCAACTGCAACGGGTGTACGGCACCGCGTGGCCGACCCGCGACGAGCTGAAGGCGTACCTGAAGCTGTTGGAGGAGGCCGCGCGGCGCGACCACCGGAAGCTCGGCGCGGACCTGGACCTGTTCAGCTTCCCCGACGAGATCGGGTCCGGCCTGGCGGTCTTCCACCCCAAGGGCGGGATCATCCGCCGCGAGATGGAGCAGTACTCGCGGCGGCGGCACGAGGAGGCGGGGTACGAGTTCGTCAACACCCCACACATCTCCAAGGCGCAGCTGTTCCAGACCTCCGGGCACCTGCCGTACTACGCGGACACGATGTTCCCGCCCATGCAACTGGAGGGCGCGGACTACTACCTCAAGGCCATGAACTGCCCTATGCACAACCTGATCTTCAGGTCGCGTGGGCGTTCGTACCGTGAGCTGCCGCTGCGCATGTTCGAGTTCGGCACCGTCTACCGGTACGAGAAGTCCGGCGTCGTGCACGGCCTGACCCGGGTCCGTGGCCTGACCCAGGACGACTCGCACATCTACTGCACCCGCGAGCAGATGGCCGGTGAGCTGTCCACGCTGCTCAGCTTCGTGCTGGACCTGCTGCGCGACTACGGCCTCGACGACTTCTACCTGGAGCTGTCGACCCGGGACGACTCGCCCAAGTTCATCGGCGCCGACGAGGACTGGGCGGAGGCGACCGAGGCGCTGCGGACCGCCGCCGAGACCTCCGGTCTGGAGTTGGTGCCCGACCCGGGCGGCGCGGCGTTCTACGGGCCGAAGATCTCCGTGCAGGCGCGGGACGCGATCGGCCGGACGTGGCAGATGTCCACGATCCAGGTCGACTTCAACCAGCCGGAGCGGTTCGGGCTGGAGTACCAGGCCGCCGACGGCACCCGGCAGCGGCCCGTGATGATCCACCGTGCGCTGTTCGGCTCGATCGAGCGGTTCTTCGGTGTGCTCACCGAGCACTACGCGGGGGCGTTCCCGGCCTGGCTGGCGCCCGTGCAGGTGGTCGGCATCCCGATCCGTGAGGACCACACCGACTACCTGCACGGCTTCGTCGCCGCCCTGCGCGCGGAGGGCATCCGGGCGCAGGTGGACGCGGGTGACGACCGGATGCAGAAGAAGATCCGCACCGCGCAGCAGCAGAAGATCCCGTTCATGGTCATCGCCGGTGACGACGACGTGGCCGCCGGGACGGTGTCGTTCCGCTACCGCGACGGCTCCCAGCGCAACGGGGTGCCGATCGCCGAGGCGGTGACCCACGTCCTGGACGTGGTGAGCTCCCGCACGAACGTCGGCCCGTCCGCCGCCGCGGAGTAA
- a CDS encoding DUF1775 domain-containing protein, giving the protein MASTYGGGRLRRIAAVTALSATGLLLWSGTAAYAADVTTTPTQARQGDAVRLEFSVPEERAGTTTRQVEVRLPADAPVAEVYPMSVDGWAPKISSRTLDKPVAGIHSGGVSTVTSAVTWVRVGASTPGPARLALSMGPLPQTERLTFEVVQTYADGTVVRWAGADGAHPAPVLTLLPAAAGAAGPAGHGGHGAPAAGAAAGPGAGADDGAGTNGGAGTNGGAGADGAAVAGTNSAGEESGNADAMLAAGLVAGLGGGAAIGWLVSRLRRRDPAERTALAEVTGATEAESVSAATPPDSPAASTEAAVALPESPAASTLPTAAAELASAATPARSG; this is encoded by the coding sequence ATGGCGAGCACGTACGGCGGTGGCCGCCTGCGGCGGATCGCGGCGGTGACCGCGCTGTCCGCCACCGGGCTGCTGCTCTGGTCCGGCACGGCGGCGTACGCGGCGGATGTGACGACCACTCCGACCCAGGCCCGGCAGGGTGACGCGGTACGGCTGGAGTTCAGCGTGCCCGAGGAGCGGGCCGGCACCACCACCCGCCAGGTGGAGGTCCGGTTGCCGGCCGACGCACCGGTGGCGGAGGTCTACCCGATGTCGGTCGACGGCTGGGCTCCCAAGATCAGCTCCCGTACGCTCGACAAGCCGGTCGCCGGCATCCACTCCGGCGGCGTGAGCACCGTGACCTCCGCGGTGACCTGGGTTCGTGTCGGCGCGAGCACGCCCGGCCCGGCCCGCCTGGCGCTGTCCATGGGCCCGCTGCCGCAGACCGAGCGGCTCACCTTCGAGGTCGTCCAGACGTACGCCGACGGGACGGTGGTCCGCTGGGCCGGCGCCGACGGCGCGCATCCGGCCCCGGTGCTCACCCTCCTGCCCGCGGCGGCGGGCGCGGCCGGACCCGCCGGGCATGGTGGTCACGGCGCCCCGGCAGCCGGCGCGGCGGCCGGCCCAGGAGCCGGTGCGGACGACGGCGCTGGCACCAATGGCGGGGCCGGCACCAATGGCGGGGCCGGCGCCGACGGTGCGGCGGTGGCCGGGACCAACAGCGCGGGCGAGGAGTCCGGCAACGCCGACGCCATGCTGGCCGCCGGCCTGGTGGCAGGGCTGGGCGGCGGCGCGGCGATCGGCTGGCTGGTCAGCCGGTTGCGCCGCCGCGACCCGGCCGAACGCACGGCGCTGGCCGAGGTGACCGGCGCTACGGAGGCCGAATCGGTGTCGGCAGCTACGCCGCCCGACAGCCCGGCAGCATCCACGGAGGCGGCAGTTGCGCTGCCGGAGAGCCCGGCCGCGTCGACGCTGCCGACCGCCGCCGCAGAACTGGCCTCGGCAGCGACTCCTGCCCGCAGCGGCTGA
- a CDS encoding ADP-ribosylglycohydrolase family protein: protein MSFTLFADARLALARDSLAGLSTGDALGAQFFLSGPAPEQLTEATLPPPPWEWTDDTEMACSVVAELAASGSIDRDRLALAFAERCAAQRGYGPGAMLILRLIRTGTPWPVAAASAFDGQGSCGNGAAMRVGPLGAYFADSTARAAAQARASAEVTHAHSEGIAGAVAVAVAAALAARARLDGHRPAPDRLLAGIAAAIDPGTEVHRCVQRAIGLLGRPLPRVVAALGNGSRVTAQDTVAFTLWVAATYLDDYPAAIRVCVQAGGDVDTTAAIAGAVVAAYTGVGTPGGVPEAWLAAREPLPSWLP, encoded by the coding sequence ATGTCCTTCACCCTGTTTGCCGACGCCCGCCTGGCGCTCGCCCGGGACAGCCTCGCCGGCCTCTCCACCGGCGACGCGCTCGGCGCGCAGTTCTTCCTGTCGGGGCCGGCACCGGAGCAGCTCACCGAGGCGACCCTGCCGCCGCCGCCCTGGGAGTGGACCGACGACACCGAGATGGCCTGCTCGGTGGTCGCCGAGCTGGCCGCGTCCGGCAGCATCGACAGGGACCGGCTGGCACTGGCGTTCGCCGAGCGTTGCGCCGCGCAGCGGGGCTACGGCCCCGGCGCGATGTTGATCCTGCGGCTGATCCGCACCGGCACCCCGTGGCCGGTGGCCGCCGCGTCCGCCTTCGACGGGCAGGGCTCCTGCGGCAATGGCGCGGCGATGCGGGTCGGCCCGCTCGGCGCGTACTTCGCCGACTCCACGGCCCGTGCCGCAGCGCAGGCCCGCGCCTCGGCCGAGGTGACCCACGCGCATTCCGAGGGGATCGCCGGCGCGGTCGCCGTGGCCGTCGCCGCCGCGCTCGCCGCCCGGGCCCGCCTCGACGGCCACCGGCCCGCACCGGACCGGCTGCTCGCCGGCATCGCCGCCGCCATCGACCCGGGCACCGAGGTGCACCGCTGTGTGCAGCGGGCCATCGGGCTGCTCGGCCGGCCGCTGCCCCGGGTGGTGGCGGCGCTCGGCAACGGCTCGCGCGTGACCGCCCAGGACACCGTCGCGTTCACCCTCTGGGTCGCGGCCACGTACCTCGACGACTACCCGGCGGCGATCCGGGTCTGCGTTCAGGCCGGCGGGGACGTGGACACCACGGCCGCCATCGCCGGCGCGGTAGTGGCCGCGTACACCGGCGTCGGCACGCCCGGGGGAGTGCCCGAGGCATGGCTGGCGGCCCGCGAGCCGCTGCCATCCTGGCTGCCCTGA
- a CDS encoding response regulator transcription factor — protein MASVLLVEDDHVVRGAMLRSLADRGHAVHAVGTALDALRRVAAETPDLVVLDLGLPDLDGSDALRMLRGITDIPIIIATARDDEQSVVKLLRAGADDYMVKPFTGAHLDARITTVLRRAGRASRTVQPAVHVVGGLRVDVGERSAVLDGEPLALTRKEFDLLAYLAARPGRVVSRRELLEEVWRQPSVGEDQTIDVHLYWLRRKMGESAAKPRYLRTVRGVGFRLVAPD, from the coding sequence GTGGCCTCCGTGCTCCTGGTCGAAGACGATCACGTCGTACGCGGCGCGATGCTGCGGTCCCTCGCCGACCGGGGGCACGCGGTGCACGCCGTGGGCACAGCGCTGGACGCGCTGCGCCGGGTCGCCGCGGAGACACCTGACCTGGTCGTCCTGGACCTGGGCCTGCCCGACCTGGACGGCTCGGACGCATTGCGGATGCTGCGTGGCATCACCGACATCCCGATCATCATCGCCACCGCTCGCGACGACGAGCAGTCCGTGGTCAAGCTGCTGCGCGCCGGTGCCGACGACTACATGGTGAAGCCGTTCACCGGTGCCCACCTGGATGCCCGGATCACCACGGTGCTGCGTCGGGCCGGGCGGGCCAGCCGGACGGTGCAGCCGGCGGTGCACGTCGTGGGCGGGCTGCGGGTGGACGTCGGTGAGCGCAGCGCGGTCCTCGACGGGGAGCCGCTGGCGCTGACCCGCAAGGAATTCGACCTACTGGCCTATCTCGCCGCACGACCCGGGCGGGTAGTGTCCCGCCGCGAACTCTTGGAGGAGGTATGGCGGCAGCCATCGGTCGGCGAGGATCAGACCATCGACGTTCACCTGTACTGGCTTCGCCGAAAGATGGGCGAGTCCGCGGCGAAGCCGCGCTACCTGCGCACCGTGCGGGGGGTCGGGTTCCGGCTGGTGGCACCGGACTGA
- a CDS encoding HAMP domain-containing sensor histidine kinase produces the protein MCSLVALVFLVPLGLSLREQTREEAIADAARRSALVTGALAVSTDPAVVERAVVASAEGAPTRPVVHGLGLDESAGRASDSDLARARADLRSLVADVDGGVVRLDPVVLGDQTAVVEVFVPDSRLGEGAGGTWLLLFAVGAAMVGAAVIVVDRVAARAVDSTRGLVKAALSIGDGDLGVRVEPTGPRELAEAGYAFNRMADRLDAARTDERELVADLSHRLRTPLTVLRLDAEALESDDTSVGSFSQAELDRLRGIRRIRQAIVTLEGEIDVLIKTTRKAVAHEAGPAMCDVSEVVRDRMVFWAALAGDQNRPHRVIGAQLRIPAPVPRAELAAALDAVIGNVFRYTPQGTAFEVAVSRRDGYVAIRVDDAGPGIPDPDRALRRGTSDQGSTGLGLDIAKRVSLQANGSVSIDRARLGGASVVMLLADPEATPRQVSRFGLVGRMARDARDPKTSGRRWPRQRPTDT, from the coding sequence ATGTGCAGCCTCGTCGCGCTCGTCTTCCTGGTTCCACTGGGGTTGAGTCTGCGTGAGCAGACCCGCGAGGAGGCGATCGCCGACGCGGCCCGCCGCAGCGCGCTGGTGACCGGGGCGCTGGCGGTGAGCACCGACCCGGCGGTGGTCGAGCGGGCCGTGGTGGCCAGCGCCGAGGGCGCCCCGACCCGGCCGGTGGTGCACGGGCTCGGGTTGGACGAGTCCGCCGGCCGGGCAAGCGACAGCGACCTGGCGCGGGCCCGCGCCGACCTGCGCTCGCTTGTCGCCGACGTCGACGGCGGGGTGGTCCGACTGGACCCTGTGGTCCTGGGCGACCAGACGGCGGTGGTCGAGGTTTTCGTACCGGACTCGCGGCTGGGCGAGGGCGCCGGCGGCACGTGGTTGCTGCTGTTCGCCGTCGGCGCGGCGATGGTCGGCGCGGCGGTGATCGTGGTCGACCGGGTCGCCGCCCGCGCGGTGGACTCGACGCGGGGTCTGGTCAAGGCGGCGCTCTCGATCGGCGACGGCGACCTTGGCGTACGCGTGGAGCCGACCGGCCCCCGCGAGCTGGCCGAGGCCGGGTACGCGTTCAACCGGATGGCCGATCGGCTGGACGCCGCCCGCACCGACGAGCGGGAGTTGGTGGCGGACCTGTCACACCGGCTGCGTACCCCGTTGACAGTGCTCCGGCTGGACGCTGAGGCGTTGGAGTCCGACGACACGAGCGTGGGTTCGTTCAGTCAGGCGGAGCTGGACCGGCTGCGGGGCATCCGGCGGATCCGGCAGGCGATCGTCACCCTTGAAGGTGAGATCGACGTGCTGATCAAGACCACCCGCAAGGCGGTGGCGCACGAGGCCGGGCCGGCGATGTGTGACGTCAGCGAGGTGGTGCGGGACCGGATGGTCTTCTGGGCCGCGCTGGCCGGCGACCAGAACCGGCCGCATCGAGTGATCGGGGCGCAGCTGCGCATCCCCGCTCCGGTGCCGCGTGCCGAACTGGCCGCCGCGCTCGACGCGGTGATCGGCAACGTCTTCCGCTACACCCCGCAGGGGACGGCGTTCGAGGTGGCCGTGTCCCGCCGCGACGGGTACGTGGCGATCCGGGTGGACGACGCGGGCCCCGGCATCCCCGACCCGGACCGGGCGCTGCGCCGGGGCACCAGCGACCAGGGCTCGACAGGGCTCGGCCTGGACATCGCCAAGCGGGTGTCGTTGCAGGCCAACGGATCGGTGAGCATCGACCGGGCGCGGCTCGGTGGTGCCAGCGTGGTGATGTTGCTCGCCGACCCGGAGGCTACGCCCCGTCAGGTCAGCCGGTTCGGCCTGGTCGGTCGGATGGCGCGGGACGCCCGGGACCCGAAGACGAGCGGCCGGCGCTGGCCCCGGCAGCGCCCCACCGACACCTGA
- a CDS encoding adenosine deaminase: MTDLSTFIAGLPKVELHVHHVGSASPRIVAELAARHEGRTPVPADPEALADYFEFRDFAHFIEVYLSVVDLIRDPEDVWILTHEVARELARQHVRYAELTITPYSHVSRGIPAPAFCEAIEDARKRAAADFGLDLRWCFDIPGEAGLPAAEETLRVALDERPDGLISFGLGGPEIGVPRPQFRPFFDQARAAGLRSVPHAGETTGPQTVWDALRELGAERIGHGISAAQDPELLTYLAERQIGMEICPTSNVRTRAVASLDEHPLPRLVEAGLLVTINSDDPPMFGTTLNDEYAVAARLLGAGPRELAGLARNAVTASFLDPAGKQRIIAEIDAHLATAS, translated from the coding sequence GTGACCGACCTGTCCACCTTCATCGCCGGCCTGCCCAAGGTGGAGCTGCACGTGCACCACGTCGGCTCCGCCTCGCCCCGGATCGTCGCCGAGCTGGCCGCCCGGCACGAGGGACGCACGCCGGTGCCGGCCGACCCCGAGGCGCTCGCCGACTACTTCGAGTTCCGCGACTTCGCGCACTTCATCGAGGTCTACCTGAGCGTCGTCGACCTCATCCGTGACCCGGAGGACGTCTGGATCCTCACCCACGAGGTGGCCCGGGAACTGGCCCGCCAGCACGTCCGCTACGCCGAGCTGACCATCACCCCCTACTCGCACGTGAGCAGGGGCATCCCCGCGCCGGCGTTCTGCGAGGCGATCGAGGACGCCCGCAAGCGCGCCGCCGCCGACTTCGGCCTCGACCTGCGCTGGTGCTTCGACATCCCCGGTGAGGCAGGCCTGCCGGCGGCCGAGGAGACGCTGCGCGTCGCACTCGACGAGCGCCCCGACGGGCTGATCAGCTTCGGGCTGGGCGGCCCGGAGATCGGCGTACCCCGGCCGCAGTTCCGGCCCTTCTTCGACCAGGCCCGCGCGGCCGGCCTCCGCTCGGTGCCGCACGCCGGGGAGACCACAGGCCCGCAGACCGTCTGGGACGCGCTGCGCGAGCTGGGCGCCGAGCGGATCGGGCACGGCATCTCCGCCGCACAGGACCCGGAACTGCTCACGTACCTGGCCGAGCGGCAGATCGGGATGGAGATCTGCCCGACGTCGAACGTACGGACCCGGGCCGTGGCGAGCCTCGACGAGCACCCGCTGCCCCGGCTCGTCGAAGCCGGGCTGCTTGTCACAATCAACTCCGACGACCCGCCGATGTTCGGCACCACCCTCAACGACGAGTACGCGGTGGCGGCCCGACTGCTCGGGGCAGGTCCGCGGGAGCTGGCCGGGCTGGCCCGCAACGCGGTGACCGCGTCGTTCCTCGACCCCGCCGGCAAGCAGCGGATCATCGCCGAGATCGACGCCCACCTCGCCACCGCGAGCTGA